CAGTGCTTCTGCTTGGTATCTCACTTGGTACGCTTGTGATCCTGACTGGCTTTGTCATTCTGTGGCGGAAGCATGTACGCGAGCACAGCTCGATTCGCGCATCGGCCACGCGAGCGAAGACCGATATCGACCCGTGGACAGAAGCGGGAAAGCGTGTCAATGCTGACGACTTCGACGAGCCCGATGTCGTTGACCCCGACTCGCACACACGATCGAGCCGACGCATCACACACAACCCACGCTTTGATCCACCATTACCCCCACTATCTCAGCGTCTCGATGATGAGGACGTTGACGACTCCGATGATGACGATGCGAATGACCAATCGGATGGACCAACACGCACACCACCACGGCACGGAGGCCCGTCGCGATGAGTGAGAAAGAGGCTGCCCGTCCTGTTGCCCTCATCACCGGCGCTTCAAAGCGTGTCGGCCAGGCTATCGCGTGCGAGTTCGCATCGCGCGGGTTCGATCTCATACTGACCTGGCACACGACAACACCCGACGCAACCATCGAAAAAATCCGCACCATCAATGCTGCACTAGGCACTTCAACGTACCAAGTTGACATGAACGACACGGACCGTGTTCGGGCGTGGACAAAGGAACTCGCAGAGCATCTGCCTCGACTCGATGTCCTCGTACACAACGCCTCTATCTACCATCCGACACCATTACACTCGATCGATACCAACACCGCAAGCACGTGCATGCGTATCAACGCGCTCTCGCCACTCCTGATGTCCGTTTCACTTGCGCCACTGCTTGCAAAGAGTGCGCTCCCGAGCGGTGGGGCAATCGTGTGCATGTGCGATATCCACGCGATGGGTTTACCAAGGAAGAACCATATTCCCTACTCAATGTCAAAGGCAGCACTCACAGAGATGGTCCGTTCGCTTGCGGTTGATCTCGCTCCCAACGTGCGTGTGAACGGCGTTGCGCCGGGTGTTGTTGCGTGGCCCGAAGATGGACCCGAGAGCGACGAGGCAATACAGCAGCAGTATCTTTCGCGTGTGCCGCTCAATCGGGCCGGAACACCCGAGGATGCCGTAAGCGCAGTCGCATGGCTTGCGTGCGATGCTGCGTATGTCACGGGGCACATCCTCCCGGTTGATGGCGGACGCTCGCTGAAATAAGACCTGTTGTGCGAAGTGTTTGCACCGCGTTACCCGATGTACATCGCGTGCATCACACACGCACTCCCACTCGCACTCCTTAGGAACCGTGCATGCAGGCAGTCGCACCACCCGCTGAAGCAATCCAGGCCGCGATGATCGCGACCGCAGCATCGTGTGCTGTGGGTGCTGTGATCGGTGCAGTCGCGGGCACACGCAAGGTCCACTCGATGCTTCGCACGCTGCTTCTTGCAACGGGAGCGTGCGCATCCGCTGCGATTGCGCTCGGCCTGTTGATCCGATTTCAGTCGTTTCCGCTGCAGCGGGCGGTCGATCGGTCCCCGTGGGCGATTACTGTTGGTTGCATAGTTGCAATCGCCGTCTCGTCTCTCGCGCATCTGCTGCGCCAACGGACACTCATCGGATCACAGTCCACATTGAAGTTGCTCTTGACCGCTGGAACAGGCGTTGCGCTTCGCGCAAGTGCCATCGCAGCATCGCTCGTCATCGTCAACTGGCGTTTGATCTCAAAGTCATGGTCTATCACCGAAACAGTTGCATGGATCGCGCCGGCATCTATGCTTGGTGCGATTGCATGGACCGTGATTGACAACGCGGTACACGTGCGCAGATGTGACAGCGACAACAAGCAGACAACGTCACATCACTTCCTCTGCAATGTGTTCTTCAGCACTGCACTCCCACTGTTGATCGGAGCGGGCATTGCAGCAAAGTTGTTGCTGGATGCGGGGCTGTCAACATTTCCGCCCGCACTTGGCGCGACATTTGCTGGCATCACAGCAGCGATTGTTGCGTGCGCTGTGACATACAGAGTCATTCACAGAAATGAACCGGACAGATGGACCTCGTCATCGAGAGGATTCGCAGGCGCAGCCATCGTCGTGCTGACCACGACGTGGCTGGTCGGTATGTGGACGAGTTCTGCTTCTGCATGGATGACACCAACGAAGCCCGCGATCGCGGGGATCTGTATCCTGCTTGGTGTATCTCTGCCGAGTGTGTTCCTTGAGATCACACGAAACAAGCATCTCGCCATTCGACTGAGCGTGCCAGTCGTCATCGCAGCAGTGTTCTGCGGTGCGG
Above is a genomic segment from Phycisphaeraceae bacterium containing:
- a CDS encoding SDR family oxidoreductase; amino-acid sequence: MSEKEAARPVALITGASKRVGQAIACEFASRGFDLILTWHTTTPDATIEKIRTINAALGTSTYQVDMNDTDRVRAWTKELAEHLPRLDVLVHNASIYHPTPLHSIDTNTASTCMRINALSPLLMSVSLAPLLAKSALPSGGAIVCMCDIHAMGLPRKNHIPYSMSKAALTEMVRSLAVDLAPNVRVNGVAPGVVAWPEDGPESDEAIQQQYLSRVPLNRAGTPEDAVSAVAWLACDAAYVTGHILPVDGGRSLK